One part of the Xanthocytophaga agilis genome encodes these proteins:
- a CDS encoding LysE family translocator encodes MFGIINYWAFLLAGILLNITPGSDTMYILGRSISQGKQAGMVSALGIATGTLVHTIFAAIGLSVILAQSAMAFTIVKYAGAAYLIFLGVKALLSKSSTTSETAAPPKISLQRIYLSGILTNVLNPKVALFFLAFLPQFIDPAYTSNTLSFLLLGITFVTTGLVWCTCLAVFSARLSDYFTQNPTIKSYLDKATGFVFILLGIKLAFTKKQVC; translated from the coding sequence ATGTTTGGCATTATCAACTACTGGGCATTTTTGCTGGCTGGTATTTTACTTAACATCACACCCGGATCAGATACTATGTACATTCTGGGAAGGAGCATTTCTCAAGGGAAGCAGGCGGGTATGGTATCAGCGCTGGGCATTGCTACAGGGACACTGGTCCACACCATTTTTGCAGCCATTGGCTTGTCGGTAATTCTGGCCCAATCGGCGATGGCTTTTACTATAGTTAAGTATGCGGGGGCAGCCTATCTTATTTTTCTGGGCGTTAAAGCCTTACTTTCAAAGTCTTCTACCACATCTGAAACAGCAGCTCCGCCCAAGATAAGTCTTCAGCGTATTTACCTGTCAGGCATTCTCACCAATGTACTTAATCCAAAGGTAGCGTTATTTTTTCTAGCATTTCTGCCACAGTTCATTGACCCAGCCTATACAAGCAACACACTCAGTTTTTTGCTGCTGGGGATAACTTTTGTTACTACAGGGCTGGTTTGGTGTACATGTCTGGCAGTTTTCTCTGCACGACTATCGGATTATTTCACACAAAATCCAACTATAAAAAGCTATCTGGATAAGGCTACAGGCTTTGTATTTATTCTGCTTGGAATCAAGCTTGCGTTTACGAAGAAACAAGTCTGTTAA
- a CDS encoding TonB-dependent receptor domain-containing protein, with product MYGQNEITVSGRVTSVEDGSPLPGVSITVKGTTKGATSDAAGNYQIKAAPDATLVFSFIGMLPQEVSIGNRQTINVGLANDQKQLDEIVITGQGVGIEKKRLSTTVDVITSEQLKNTPAVRLDQLIQSKLPNAQIQLTSGQPGTASIMRSRGVASAFNSTTPVIYIDGVRVDNLNTQAALSLATGGAQSSSLADIPMENIERIEFVRGGAATTLYGADAANGVLQIFTKKGTAGQSRINFETQLGAQVGTKDFLKYKRTADVLFKPGFMQSYRLGFDGGNDKVTYSFSGNLYDDNSFRLGLKQTRYSLRTSLSAKVNKMVTYTGSLSYTGTKFTRDYNANTSFSTFSNLENGSYGDLNLYTPSEVDSLKSAVKNIENLVDVTENVNRFQTSHSVEIKPIDKITINATIGMDSRFSKQKDITTNMLLVALGAYPEGTNDQGTIDVYDRNFFTATGSLNAQYRENAGEFSFITTLGAQYFRNRDLQVHYSATNVTEGSKSINLAGDRSAEDYIATLTSYGFFGQENIGFKNKYFLEFGLRADGNSAFGEDIGLQYFPKVGVAYDLTSEEFMTSLSFISNLKLRGSFGIAGNFPPAFSRDRLVNVNSYLSTPTFTFGQPGDLNLKPEKTSTFEVGGDLGFFDNRLTVGLTYFSAITRDALFNAPFSPSTGQDRQLRNLGEIENKGFEVNASVGIVKNDNLDLTFTVSANTIKNKVLSSGGAPEFSIGGFTILGAFVKEGLPVGYFRGNKATFNETGQVSNIEPNANIGSPIPDLYGNSSITAVFKKRLTLNIAAAYQVGAEGVNLDEVLRFNNGVDQGKVPEASSNVSFANMTNMFVEKNDFLKVRNIALAYRLPERFYKGVFKTAEIGFNITNPLNFVSSKFDPEITGSGAPGQGNAQVTVGGFGYGTESAPRTYLGTIRVSF from the coding sequence GTGTATGGTCAAAATGAGATCACAGTTTCAGGAAGGGTTACCTCGGTTGAAGATGGCTCACCACTGCCTGGTGTGAGTATTACAGTAAAAGGAACAACCAAAGGGGCCACTTCAGACGCGGCTGGTAATTACCAGATCAAGGCTGCACCAGATGCTACACTGGTTTTCAGTTTTATTGGTATGCTACCTCAGGAAGTCAGCATAGGCAACCGACAAACTATTAATGTTGGGCTGGCCAATGATCAGAAACAACTTGATGAAATTGTTATCACAGGACAAGGAGTTGGGATTGAGAAGAAGCGTCTTTCTACAACAGTCGATGTAATCACTTCTGAACAGCTTAAAAATACTCCAGCAGTACGATTAGATCAATTAATCCAATCTAAGTTGCCTAATGCTCAGATTCAGCTAACTTCCGGACAACCTGGCACAGCTTCAATTATGCGGTCCAGAGGTGTCGCTTCTGCCTTTAATTCCACCACTCCTGTTATCTATATAGATGGAGTACGAGTAGATAACCTGAATACGCAGGCTGCTCTTTCTCTGGCTACTGGTGGAGCACAAAGTAGTTCGCTGGCTGATATACCTATGGAAAATATAGAACGGATTGAGTTTGTTCGTGGTGGTGCTGCTACTACACTATATGGTGCAGATGCAGCTAATGGTGTGCTACAGATTTTTACCAAAAAGGGTACGGCCGGACAATCAAGAATAAATTTTGAAACTCAATTAGGCGCTCAGGTTGGTACAAAAGACTTCCTGAAATATAAAAGAACAGCTGATGTCCTGTTTAAGCCAGGATTCATGCAGAGTTATCGTTTAGGGTTTGATGGTGGTAATGATAAAGTTACCTATAGTTTCTCTGGAAATCTATATGATGATAATAGCTTCAGATTAGGATTAAAGCAAACACGTTATAGTTTACGGACCAGTTTATCGGCAAAAGTAAACAAAATGGTTACCTATACTGGTTCACTCTCTTATACGGGTACTAAGTTCACGAGAGATTATAATGCCAATACTAGTTTTTCAACATTTTCCAATCTTGAAAACGGATCATATGGTGATCTGAATCTGTATACACCTTCAGAAGTAGATTCGCTTAAGAGTGCAGTAAAAAATATTGAAAACTTAGTAGATGTAACTGAGAATGTGAATCGTTTTCAGACATCTCATAGTGTGGAGATCAAGCCAATCGATAAGATAACCATTAATGCAACAATTGGTATGGATTCACGCTTTAGCAAACAAAAGGATATTACAACCAATATGTTGTTAGTAGCATTAGGTGCATATCCTGAAGGAACTAATGATCAAGGTACTATCGATGTATATGATCGTAATTTCTTTACCGCAACTGGTAGCTTGAATGCACAATATAGAGAAAATGCTGGTGAGTTTTCCTTCATTACTACATTAGGTGCACAATACTTCCGCAATCGTGATTTGCAAGTTCATTATAGTGCTACCAATGTAACAGAAGGATCAAAATCAATTAATTTGGCTGGGGACAGAAGTGCAGAGGACTATATTGCTACTCTTACTAGTTACGGTTTTTTTGGACAGGAAAATATAGGATTCAAAAATAAATATTTTCTGGAATTTGGTTTAAGAGCTGATGGCAACTCCGCATTCGGAGAAGACATTGGATTACAGTACTTCCCCAAAGTAGGTGTAGCATATGATCTTACCTCTGAAGAATTTATGACAAGTCTGTCTTTTATTTCTAATCTAAAATTAAGAGGTAGTTTTGGTATTGCTGGTAATTTTCCGCCTGCTTTTTCAAGAGATAGACTTGTAAATGTAAATTCTTATTTAAGTACACCTACATTCACTTTTGGACAACCCGGTGATCTTAACCTAAAGCCAGAAAAAACCAGCACATTTGAAGTTGGAGGGGACTTAGGTTTCTTTGATAATCGGTTAACAGTAGGACTTACTTACTTTAGTGCTATCACTAGGGATGCATTATTTAATGCCCCATTTTCTCCTTCTACTGGACAAGACCGACAACTACGAAATTTAGGAGAGATCGAAAATAAAGGCTTTGAAGTAAATGCTTCTGTTGGTATTGTGAAGAATGATAATTTAGATCTGACATTTACAGTATCTGCCAACACTATTAAAAACAAGGTATTATCTTCTGGTGGAGCACCTGAATTTTCTATTGGCGGATTTACCATTTTAGGTGCCTTCGTAAAAGAAGGTTTACCTGTTGGATACTTCCGTGGTAATAAAGCTACATTCAATGAAACAGGACAAGTTTCAAATATTGAGCCAAACGCAAATATAGGTTCACCTATTCCTGATCTATATGGTAATTCAAGCATTACAGCTGTCTTTAAAAAGAGATTGACCTTAAATATTGCTGCTGCGTATCAGGTAGGTGCTGAAGGGGTAAATCTGGATGAAGTATTGAGATTCAATAATGGAGTGGATCAAGGCAAAGTTCCTGAAGCATCTTCAAATGTGAGTTTTGCTAATATGACGAATATGTTTGTTGAAAAAAATGATTTTCTAAAAGTTAGGAATATTGCGTTAGCTTATCGTCTACCTGAACGTTTTTATAAGGGAGTGTTCAAGACTGCTGAGATAGGATTCAATATAACCAATCCATTAAATTTTGTGTCATCAAAGTTTGATCCGGAAATTACAGGTTCTGGTGCTCCAGGTCAAGGTAATGCTCAGGTTACAGTTGGTGGATTTGGATATGGAACTGAGTCTGCGCCAAGAACGTATCTAGGAACGATACGAGTAAGTTTCTAA
- a CDS encoding carbon-nitrogen hydrolase family protein yields the protein MKICVAQTKPVKGDITYNIEAHKSLIHLAISQNADTIIFPELSITGYEPTLADSLAATPDDSRLEVFQTLSNAHQITIGIGIPTRSLTGLHISMVLYQPQAPWQVYSKKYLHADEDPFFISGDNTLEVIRNAPQAALSICYELSVPEHAQHASALGANLYISSVAKTVKGVITAIERLTEIARTYVMDVVMSNCIGLCDEVECGGRSSVWNKQGVLLGQLDAIHEGILVFDTDTQEVVVQTLKTA from the coding sequence ATGAAAATCTGTGTTGCACAAACCAAACCTGTAAAGGGTGATATTACATACAATATTGAAGCCCACAAATCCCTGATTCATTTGGCTATATCTCAGAATGCGGATACCATTATTTTCCCCGAGCTTTCGATTACAGGTTACGAACCTACCCTGGCAGACTCTCTCGCTGCCACTCCTGATGATAGCAGGCTTGAAGTATTTCAAACGTTGAGTAATGCCCATCAAATTACTATTGGCATTGGTATACCCACACGAAGTCTCACAGGTCTGCATATCAGTATGGTTCTGTATCAGCCTCAAGCACCCTGGCAGGTATATTCCAAAAAATATTTGCATGCCGATGAAGATCCCTTTTTTATTTCAGGAGATAATACACTGGAAGTTATCCGGAATGCACCACAGGCAGCCCTCTCTATCTGTTATGAACTCTCTGTACCGGAACATGCCCAGCATGCCTCTGCACTGGGAGCTAATCTGTATATATCCAGTGTAGCCAAGACAGTCAAAGGAGTAATTACAGCTATCGAACGCCTCACTGAGATTGCCAGAACTTACGTTATGGATGTAGTCATGTCTAACTGTATTGGCCTGTGTGATGAAGTTGAATGTGGTGGAAGGTCATCGGTATGGAACAAACAAGGTGTATTGCTGGGCCAGTTAGATGCTATACATGAAGGCATTCTGGTATTTGATACAGACACACAGGAAGTAGTGGTTCAGACATTAAAGACGGCCTGA
- a CDS encoding tetratricopeptide repeat-containing sensor histidine kinase, producing MIRLTYLFIFIFLLTYPVFGQDPKMLDSLTHLYTHVHADSSRYLIVADIAELYSRSKPDTTILLATQCAQWSEQHNFIRGQAHAYNRMGLGYWTKGNHIQALSNYQKSLSLCMQINDQAELGLCLNNIGLIYFDQRDYKSALKYFDKAFAAFGSVRKKDGIATTLNNMGLTYEMQENQILALNYYQQALTLAQQIDYKVCIGQSLTNLGYSYINLKKYPEAISHLQKAQVIQEHINDQSTLTSTLLGLAQIYKNKKNYSASLEYAEKAAAKAVSVHIMYDAMAANQLLYEIYNEQKDYSKALQYYQQYKQFSDSLLTNEKSETISLIQTKLELTQTQKEVEELERDKKFQQTITIFIGLGLAITILFFLLVVNHRTKLMAANKELSNAKNEIEKQASLLQKSNQAKDKIFSIVSHDIRSPLNALRSAIDLIEADLLSPEELKSIVSALNQRLSHASDITEELLHWSRSQMDVIEVNPIDVSITELFQLKVDRFQQQALEKQLTLAVTNTHTTLCVKADEDMLKTILRNLLNNAIKFSSPGGIIRLHAEPYQTTETFAMVQISIADSGVGIHPENISRIFAQQGYTTTGTSGERGTGLGLGLCKEFVERNGGTIWVSSIPGKGTTFYFTLPAC from the coding sequence ATGATTCGCTTAACGTATCTCTTTATATTTATCTTTCTTCTTACCTATCCTGTTTTTGGCCAAGACCCCAAAATGCTGGATAGCCTCACGCATCTCTATACACATGTACATGCAGACTCGTCCCGTTATCTGATCGTTGCCGACATAGCCGAGCTCTATTCCCGAAGTAAGCCAGACACTACTATTCTTTTAGCTACTCAATGCGCGCAATGGTCAGAGCAGCATAACTTTATCAGAGGGCAGGCACATGCATACAACAGAATGGGACTCGGCTATTGGACAAAAGGCAATCACATTCAGGCTTTGTCCAACTATCAGAAAAGTCTTTCTCTCTGTATGCAGATCAATGACCAGGCAGAACTCGGACTTTGTCTCAATAACATTGGTCTGATCTATTTTGATCAACGGGATTACAAATCAGCTTTGAAGTATTTTGACAAAGCATTTGCTGCATTTGGCTCTGTTCGCAAGAAGGATGGTATTGCCACTACACTCAATAATATGGGATTGACATATGAGATGCAGGAAAATCAGATATTGGCCCTCAATTATTATCAACAGGCATTGACGCTTGCACAACAGATAGATTATAAAGTATGTATCGGGCAAAGCCTTACTAATCTTGGCTACAGTTACATCAATCTGAAAAAATATCCTGAAGCGATTTCTCATCTGCAAAAAGCACAGGTCATTCAGGAACATATTAATGATCAATCCACTCTAACTTCTACGCTTTTGGGACTGGCCCAGATTTATAAGAACAAAAAAAATTATTCGGCCAGTCTGGAGTATGCAGAAAAAGCAGCAGCTAAAGCAGTATCTGTACATATTATGTATGATGCCATGGCTGCCAACCAATTGCTGTACGAGATTTATAATGAACAAAAAGACTACTCCAAGGCTCTACAGTACTATCAACAATACAAGCAGTTCAGCGATAGCCTCTTAACTAATGAAAAAAGTGAAACTATCTCCCTTATACAAACAAAGCTCGAACTCACACAGACCCAGAAAGAGGTAGAAGAACTGGAAAGAGATAAAAAATTTCAACAAACTATAACAATCTTTATAGGTTTAGGTCTTGCAATAACCATTCTCTTTTTCCTGTTGGTAGTAAATCACCGGACCAAGCTTATGGCTGCGAACAAAGAACTCTCAAACGCAAAAAATGAAATAGAAAAACAAGCAAGTCTCCTCCAAAAGAGTAACCAGGCAAAAGACAAGATCTTTTCGATAGTCTCTCATGATATACGAAGTCCACTAAATGCATTGCGAAGCGCCATCGATCTGATAGAAGCAGATCTGCTGTCTCCTGAAGAGCTAAAAAGTATTGTATCAGCCCTGAATCAACGCTTATCACATGCCTCTGATATTACAGAAGAGCTACTCCATTGGTCCCGCAGTCAGATGGATGTTATTGAAGTGAATCCTATTGATGTATCTATCACAGAACTATTCCAGTTAAAAGTGGATAGGTTTCAACAACAGGCATTAGAAAAACAGCTCACACTGGCAGTCACCAATACACATACTACCTTGTGTGTTAAAGCAGATGAAGATATGCTCAAGACTATTTTGCGTAACTTGCTCAATAATGCCATTAAATTCAGTTCGCCGGGAGGTATAATCAGGCTACATGCTGAACCGTATCAGACTACTGAAACATTTGCCATGGTACAAATCAGCATAGCTGATTCAGGAGTAGGTATTCATCCGGAAAATATATCCAGGATATTTGCGCAGCAGGGCTACACCACTACAGGTACTTCTGGTGAAAGAGGTACAGGTTTGGGGCTGGGTTTATGCAAAGAGTTTGTAGAGCGTAATGGAGGAACTATCTGGGTATCCAGCATTCCAGGTAAGGGAACTACTTTTTATTTTACATTACCTGCCTGCTAG
- a CDS encoding tetratricopeptide repeat protein, whose product MKKYFLILYIGVFSLAPSGCQLLDPTQDIVNPNITKEAVLASQNPMTPWVDGLERQLAIVYNNVIVNLEIASDNYQNTRTFYNQQLDAGTMLFTDTDINNIQFSIADLRESAVFGLTELKAADPETTPDQEAELYFYKGWAELLAGEIFVALPAEPIGVALTPQQNFELAVADFQKALELTTDATRKPGYHLALARVYYNLGDKTNAKSNAEAAITLSPAYLRSVRYEGVSSTGPVSTMQDALFDRGTFDDLQPLPRLDFLDPKYYGRGNGVESPIYYQKIEEAHLILAEIAIADKDLSAAKSAMNNTILIANSRAKATFSDASEDRPQPVNPNVAAGDRPDNSNIKVAASPEESLRSGLVLSRKSGPITMSIISGTSLTEAAVNALSSEDDILENLYLLRQEIFLAEGRRAVDLGIKLPVSETEKLTNPNITNEQTVGFIPTFVPKNKEMDAFEYNKAAGTCVIKVNMNKVLVANKTSTSVVPFE is encoded by the coding sequence ATGAAAAAATATTTTCTAATTTTATATATAGGCGTTTTCTCGTTGGCACCTTCTGGATGTCAACTTTTAGATCCAACGCAAGATATTGTAAACCCTAATATTACGAAAGAAGCGGTTCTAGCTTCACAGAATCCGATGACTCCCTGGGTGGATGGTCTGGAACGACAATTAGCAATTGTATATAATAATGTGATTGTTAATTTAGAAATTGCATCAGATAATTATCAAAATACAAGAACATTCTATAATCAGCAGCTGGATGCTGGAACTATGTTGTTTACAGATACAGATATCAATAACATTCAGTTTTCAATTGCTGATTTAAGAGAATCTGCTGTGTTTGGGTTAACTGAACTCAAAGCTGCTGATCCTGAAACTACTCCTGATCAAGAAGCAGAGCTATATTTTTACAAAGGATGGGCTGAATTGCTAGCAGGTGAAATATTTGTTGCGTTACCAGCAGAACCTATTGGTGTTGCATTAACACCTCAGCAAAATTTTGAACTTGCTGTTGCTGATTTCCAGAAAGCATTAGAACTTACAACTGACGCTACACGTAAGCCTGGATATCATTTGGCATTGGCTAGAGTCTATTATAATCTTGGAGATAAGACTAATGCAAAGTCTAATGCTGAAGCTGCTATCACATTAAGTCCGGCTTATTTAAGAAGTGTAAGATATGAGGGGGTAAGTTCTACTGGGCCTGTAAGTACAATGCAGGATGCATTATTTGATCGTGGTACATTTGACGATTTGCAACCGTTGCCACGCCTAGATTTTTTAGATCCTAAATACTATGGTAGAGGAAACGGAGTTGAAAGTCCTATTTATTATCAGAAAATAGAAGAGGCTCATTTGATACTTGCTGAAATTGCTATTGCTGATAAGGATCTTAGTGCTGCCAAATCTGCTATGAACAATACTATTTTAATTGCCAATAGTCGTGCTAAGGCTACATTTTCAGACGCTTCAGAAGATCGGCCTCAACCTGTGAATCCTAATGTAGCAGCAGGAGATCGACCCGATAACTCAAATATTAAAGTTGCAGCTAGTCCAGAAGAGTCTCTTCGCTCAGGTTTGGTATTATCTAGAAAATCAGGGCCAATTACCATGTCTATTATTTCCGGTACTTCATTAACAGAAGCAGCCGTTAACGCTTTATCTTCTGAAGATGACATTTTAGAAAACCTTTATCTTTTGAGACAGGAAATTTTTCTGGCAGAAGGTCGGAGAGCAGTAGATCTGGGAATAAAGTTGCCTGTTTCAGAGACAGAAAAGTTAACAAATCCAAATATTACAAATGAACAAACTGTAGGCTTTATTCCTACATTCGTTCCTAAAAATAAGGAAATGGATGCATTTGAATATAACAAAGCAGCTGGTACATGTGTGATAAAGGTAAATATGAACAAGGTGTTGGTAGCAAATAAAACATCAACCAGTGTAGTGCCATTTGAGTAA